The proteins below are encoded in one region of Planctopirus limnophila DSM 3776:
- the secG gene encoding preprotein translocase subunit SecG has product MDYLIYFMMTLLGFVSLLLMAIILLQRGRGGGLAGAFGGAGGQSALGVKAGDLFTRITIGMAAVWFALAAICVLLMSRPLYKDGSRVERKPSDSAITNPLVKPADPEEPQSTTPVRTPAEGTTPAGNAPAADVKPTEEKSTVTPPASTPEVPVKETSTGDQTSAAKTDETKPVEASKEAAPAVTTPAEPATGTETPKAEEPKP; this is encoded by the coding sequence ATGGATTATCTCATTTACTTCATGATGACGTTGCTGGGCTTTGTGAGCCTGCTGCTGATGGCAATTATCCTGCTGCAACGTGGCCGGGGCGGTGGTCTGGCCGGAGCCTTTGGTGGTGCCGGCGGACAAAGTGCTCTGGGTGTGAAAGCCGGAGATCTGTTCACACGCATTACCATCGGGATGGCTGCCGTCTGGTTTGCACTGGCAGCCATTTGTGTCCTGCTCATGTCGCGTCCACTCTATAAAGACGGTTCTCGAGTTGAGAGAAAGCCCAGCGATTCTGCGATTACGAATCCCCTCGTAAAGCCTGCTGATCCCGAGGAGCCTCAGAGTACGACACCAGTCAGGACTCCAGCAGAAGGCACAACTCCAGCTGGAAATGCACCAGCGGCTGACGTCAAGCCGACGGAAGAGAAATCAACGGTCACGCCTCCTGCCTCTACGCCAGAAGTCCCCGTGAAGGAGACCTCAACTGGCGATCAAACATCTGCAGCAAAGACAGATGAAACCAAGCCTGTCGAGGCAAGTAAAGAAGCTGCCCCAGCAGTGACCACTCCTGCAGAGCCCGCCACCGGGACGGAGACTCCCAAGGCCGAAGAACCTAAGCCATAG
- a CDS encoding YicC/YloC family endoribonuclease, giving the protein MALLLSMTGIGIGSAESGEERLMVEIRSVNNRYFKLSLRSPDCFAVFEPEIEKTLRDRISRGTVNVSIRLESRGLPSAIRIQQDVLKGYWSQLQPLAKELKTKPPRLSELLTLPGVLSDESQSSTAAEEHLALLKQALSSALDEFEAFRCREGAAMQADLCKQQSLIVEKSQLVRETAPQVLQEYREKLLERINQVLANSATQVTPAEVVREMSLFADKCDINEELARLASHFEQFEKYLCDQISQGRKIEFLLQEMFREINTVGSKANHAAIAHCVVEMKAALERMREVIQNVE; this is encoded by the coding sequence ATGGCGTTGCTTCTGAGTATGACAGGAATCGGAATTGGCAGTGCCGAATCCGGAGAAGAGCGGTTGATGGTCGAGATTCGATCTGTCAATAACCGTTACTTCAAGCTCTCTCTACGCTCTCCCGATTGTTTCGCTGTCTTTGAACCCGAGATCGAGAAGACACTGCGCGACAGAATCAGCCGGGGAACTGTCAACGTTTCCATTCGTCTGGAAAGCCGAGGCCTGCCATCTGCCATCCGGATTCAGCAGGATGTTCTCAAGGGATACTGGTCGCAACTTCAACCTCTGGCAAAAGAGCTGAAGACCAAGCCTCCCAGACTGTCGGAGTTACTCACACTTCCTGGTGTCTTGAGTGATGAATCTCAGTCATCCACAGCAGCCGAAGAGCACCTGGCATTGCTCAAACAGGCGCTGTCGTCAGCTCTGGATGAGTTTGAGGCTTTTCGCTGCCGGGAAGGGGCGGCCATGCAGGCCGACCTCTGCAAACAGCAATCGCTGATCGTTGAAAAATCGCAACTGGTTCGCGAGACAGCACCTCAGGTTCTTCAGGAATACCGCGAGAAACTGCTGGAACGCATCAACCAGGTGCTCGCGAATTCTGCGACGCAGGTCACTCCCGCAGAAGTGGTTCGTGAAATGAGTCTGTTCGCCGACAAGTGCGATATCAATGAAGAACTCGCCCGCCTCGCAAGTCACTTCGAACAGTTTGAAAAATACTTGTGTGATCAGATTTCCCAAGGTCGAAAAATCGAATTTCTGCTTCAGGAAATGTTCCGCGAAATCAATACCGTTGGCTCGAAAGCCAATCATGCGGCGATTGCACATTGCGTGGTGGAAATGAAGGCGGCACTTGAGCGGATGCGAGAAGTCATTCAGAACGTCGAATAG
- the gmk gene encoding guanylate kinase has product MTVASERPESTDSLPFRVVVLSGPSGSGKTTIVHHLLEQSPIPLTKAISATTRPPRKGEIDGEDYYFLSHEEFMARLHQQEFVETAEVYGAGYWYGTLVSEIERARALNSWSFLEIDVEGALRVVQLYPDAITIFLKTPSPEIIEQRLRGRGTDSEETIQKRLKQAHLELAQADQYRYQIINDHLDAAVQRIIALLQNEAGTCSKN; this is encoded by the coding sequence ATGACAGTTGCATCAGAGCGTCCAGAGAGCACGGATTCTCTGCCTTTCCGGGTGGTCGTTCTTTCCGGGCCCAGCGGCAGCGGCAAGACAACAATTGTCCACCATCTGCTTGAGCAATCGCCAATTCCGCTCACCAAAGCGATCTCTGCGACAACGCGCCCGCCCCGAAAAGGTGAAATCGACGGCGAAGACTATTATTTTCTATCACATGAAGAATTTATGGCTCGGCTCCACCAGCAGGAGTTTGTCGAAACGGCAGAAGTCTATGGTGCTGGTTACTGGTACGGGACTTTAGTATCGGAAATTGAACGGGCACGAGCACTGAACTCCTGGTCATTTCTGGAAATTGATGTGGAAGGTGCTCTGCGAGTCGTGCAGCTTTACCCAGATGCGATTACAATTTTTCTAAAAACACCTTCACCAGAAATTATTGAGCAGCGACTCCGGGGAAGAGGCACCGACTCGGAAGAGACGATTCAAAAGCGCTTGAAGCAAGCTCATCTCGAACTTGCCCAGGCAGACCAATATCGCTACCAGATCATCAATGATCATCTGGATGCAGCAGTCCAACGCATTATCGCACTATTGCAAAATGAGGCCGGCACATGCTCGAAGAACTGA
- a CDS encoding DNA-directed RNA polymerase subunit omega, protein MLEELKEEAIVRKVGGRFKLSTLIQKRMVALNRGARPLVDIQTKNPMEVVVQEILQDKIFLDASGNLQTAPSVPREMDAGPSLDDL, encoded by the coding sequence ATGCTCGAAGAACTGAAAGAAGAAGCGATTGTCCGTAAAGTGGGAGGTCGCTTTAAACTCTCCACCCTGATTCAAAAGCGAATGGTGGCTCTCAATCGCGGAGCCAGGCCACTGGTCGACATCCAGACCAAGAATCCTATGGAAGTCGTTGTGCAGGAGATCTTGCAGGATAAGATCTTCCTGGATGCTTCCGGAAATCTCCAGACCGCACCCAGCGTTCCCCGAGAAATGGATGCGGGACCTTCTCTGGATGATCTGTAA
- a CDS encoding phosphopantothenoylcysteine decarboxylase, with the protein MAGFEVLLGVTGGIAAYKSAELCSKLVQRGAQVSVVLTESAEKFIGPTTFEALTGRPVIREMFSPQEHFRGEHIGLAQRANVYVIAPATANSLAQLAHGFAPDLVSTLALTITCPLFVAPAMNCEMWAKPSVTRNVQQLREDGVHVIEPGEGWLSCGQIGRGRMAEPAEILAKLQAHFPVLAT; encoded by the coding sequence ATGGCTGGATTCGAAGTCCTTCTGGGGGTGACAGGAGGCATTGCTGCCTACAAGTCGGCTGAACTTTGCAGCAAGCTGGTTCAACGCGGTGCTCAGGTCTCTGTAGTCCTCACTGAATCTGCCGAAAAGTTCATTGGCCCGACGACATTTGAAGCACTCACAGGGCGCCCCGTCATTCGCGAAATGTTCTCTCCACAGGAGCATTTTCGTGGTGAGCACATCGGCCTGGCTCAGCGTGCGAATGTCTATGTGATCGCCCCCGCCACAGCCAACTCTCTGGCGCAACTTGCTCATGGGTTTGCCCCCGATCTGGTCAGCACTCTTGCTTTGACAATTACCTGCCCCTTGTTTGTGGCCCCCGCCATGAACTGCGAGATGTGGGCCAAGCCTTCGGTCACTCGCAATGTACAACAACTCCGCGAGGATGGCGTACACGTTATTGAACCCGGGGAAGGCTGGCTAAGCTGCGGTCAAATTGGACGCGGCCGGATGGCTGAACCTGCAGAAATTCTTGCCAAACTACAAGCTCATTTCCCTGTCCTGGCCACATAA
- a CDS encoding SirB1 family protein produces MTLKLVFPDDVEFTKLIQRDRNANLTVAALEVAREAQPGLSFRPTLEWISKRALEVQSMLSGKHDPRNQLQALAQCLSGTHGLHGSSSAYDQAEASYLNRVVSTGTGLPISLSLVWWEVARSIGIPLQGVSAPLQFLLRLESEEGPLFVDAFRGGLILDWEECLEWLTDLSQLPEDEVRPMMDPARPREIMTRMLNNLKVLHVKQGHWELAHQVQRRLTALLPGRFDQHRDLGLIAFKAGHYGLAVQLLEDCLRSCDGSERSVLTRHWQEAVRCLSERN; encoded by the coding sequence ATGACCCTTAAGCTTGTATTTCCCGATGATGTTGAATTCACCAAGCTGATTCAGCGGGATCGGAATGCCAATCTGACAGTTGCTGCCCTGGAAGTGGCGCGAGAGGCTCAACCAGGTTTGAGCTTTCGACCCACGCTGGAGTGGATCTCCAAGCGTGCTCTTGAAGTACAGTCGATGCTTTCCGGGAAACATGATCCTCGAAATCAATTGCAGGCGCTCGCGCAATGTCTTTCGGGAACACATGGTCTGCATGGTAGTAGTTCAGCCTATGATCAAGCAGAAGCCAGCTATCTCAACCGTGTGGTCAGTACAGGGACAGGATTGCCCATCAGCCTGTCACTGGTCTGGTGGGAGGTGGCCCGGTCGATCGGTATTCCACTTCAAGGTGTCTCTGCACCGCTCCAGTTTCTCTTGAGGCTGGAGAGCGAGGAAGGCCCACTTTTTGTCGATGCCTTTCGTGGAGGACTGATTTTAGATTGGGAAGAATGCCTCGAATGGCTGACCGATTTAAGTCAACTTCCAGAGGACGAAGTGCGGCCGATGATGGATCCTGCACGTCCGCGAGAAATCATGACGCGCATGCTCAATAATCTGAAAGTTCTCCACGTCAAGCAGGGGCATTGGGAACTGGCCCACCAGGTTCAGAGGCGATTGACAGCTCTTCTACCGGGGAGATTTGATCAGCATCGCGATCTGGGCCTCATTGCATTCAAGGCCGGGCATTATGGGTTGGCAGTGCAACTGCTGGAGGATTGCCTGCGCTCTTGTGACGGGAGCGAGCGATCAGTGCTGACCCGCCATTGGCAGGAAGCCGTCCGCTGTCTTTCCGAACGCAACTGA
- a CDS encoding ATP-binding protein codes for MPIYEQFEIQIPSDTAEGQAIQEKIIAAMEAAEFSPRDVFGMRLALEEGLVNAIKHGNRMDPDKRVRIACTVSDVIASIEIEDEGPGFDWNDVPDPTAEENLDRPCGRGIMLMRAFMSKVEYNDSGNKVILEKLRVTPEETAS; via the coding sequence ATGCCGATCTATGAACAGTTCGAGATTCAGATTCCGAGTGATACCGCAGAAGGTCAGGCCATTCAGGAGAAAATTATTGCTGCGATGGAAGCAGCGGAGTTTTCTCCTAGAGATGTGTTTGGCATGCGGCTGGCCCTCGAAGAAGGTCTGGTCAACGCCATCAAGCATGGTAATCGCATGGATCCTGATAAAAGGGTGCGAATTGCCTGCACGGTCAGCGATGTGATTGCCAGTATCGAGATCGAAGATGAAGGCCCGGGATTCGACTGGAACGATGTTCCCGATCCGACTGCCGAGGAAAATCTGGATCGTCCCTGTGGTCGCGGCATCATGCTGATGAGAGCTTTTATGTCGAAGGTCGAATACAATGACTCGGGGAATAAGGTAATTCTTGAAAAATTGAGAGTCACCCCGGAAGAGACTGCCAGTTAA
- a CDS encoding STAS domain-containing protein, translated as MSSTRRLDIEEVGDVTVAKFVDKKILDETNIQLIGNQMFGLVDEDGRKKIVLDFSTVEYLSSAALGKLITMDKKVKAARGKLRLCAIRPEILEVFQITRLDKIFDIKSTQEQALDGM; from the coding sequence ATGTCGAGTACAAGACGTCTGGACATCGAAGAAGTTGGTGATGTCACCGTGGCCAAGTTTGTCGATAAGAAGATTCTCGATGAGACCAACATTCAGTTGATCGGGAATCAGATGTTTGGACTGGTCGATGAAGACGGTCGCAAAAAGATCGTGCTCGATTTTTCCACTGTCGAGTACCTTTCCAGTGCTGCACTGGGCAAACTGATCACGATGGACAAAAAAGTGAAAGCTGCACGGGGTAAGCTGCGGCTCTGCGCCATTCGCCCAGAAATTCTTGAAGTCTTCCAGATCACTCGCCTGGATAAGATTTTCGATATCAAGTCGACTCAGGAACAAGCTCTCGACGGGATGTAA
- a CDS encoding bifunctional 4-hydroxy-2-oxoglutarate aldolase/2-dehydro-3-deoxy-phosphogluconate aldolase: MSRHSSVTRVLESGLIAILRSDSPDKLISLCHGLHRGGIQIIEITMTVPGALDVIRQLHQELGSQVLVGAGTILDPETARLAILAGAEFLVTPALNVETIQLANRYDKLILPGILTPTELVTALEAGASMVKLFPADAVGPTFLSALTRPFPQAMIVPTGGVTLDSLQAFVNAGAAAVGLATSLIDQKLAQSGDATEAERRARAFVAKYAEVRRKS, from the coding sequence ATGAGTCGCCATTCCAGCGTGACGAGAGTTCTCGAATCCGGGTTAATTGCGATTTTGCGATCAGATTCACCCGATAAGCTCATTTCGCTGTGCCATGGACTGCACCGTGGTGGAATTCAAATCATTGAAATCACCATGACCGTTCCCGGAGCGCTCGATGTCATTCGCCAGCTTCATCAGGAGTTGGGCTCACAGGTGCTCGTGGGAGCTGGCACCATTCTCGACCCGGAAACAGCACGACTGGCAATCCTCGCCGGTGCAGAGTTTCTGGTGACCCCCGCACTGAATGTCGAAACCATCCAGTTGGCCAATCGATATGACAAGTTGATTCTCCCCGGGATTTTAACCCCCACAGAATTGGTCACAGCACTGGAAGCCGGAGCGTCCATGGTCAAGCTTTTCCCGGCTGATGCCGTCGGGCCAACCTTTCTCTCAGCACTCACCAGACCATTTCCGCAGGCGATGATTGTGCCGACAGGTGGGGTCACTCTCGACTCTCTCCAGGCATTTGTGAATGCAGGTGCTGCTGCCGTAGGCCTGGCCACCAGCCTGATCGATCAGAAACTTGCACAGAGTGGCGATGCCACGGAAGCCGAGCGGAGGGCTCGCGCTTTTGTGGCAAAATATGCTGAAGTCCGCCGTAAATCCTGA
- a CDS encoding phosphopantothenoylcysteine decarboxylase domain-containing protein produces MRILITAGPTREYLDDVRYLSNASSGRMGYALAEAAIACGHQVILVTGPVGLTPPRNCQVHHVETTDELLGACREAFPACDGVIATAAVCDYRPRERFSGKLAKTGVSLELELVETADVLAELGQTKAHRWIMGFALESAEFAHQNALRKLKEKNCDIIVLNGPTAIGSNTNDVELIAPSGNAIAQYSGSKTDIAARLIEWIEAHLSRQ; encoded by the coding sequence ATGCGAATCTTGATTACGGCCGGCCCCACGCGCGAATACCTCGACGACGTTCGTTACCTTTCCAATGCCAGCAGCGGCCGCATGGGTTACGCACTGGCTGAGGCGGCCATTGCCTGCGGCCATCAGGTGATTCTTGTTACCGGCCCAGTGGGCCTTACTCCTCCCAGAAACTGCCAGGTTCATCATGTGGAAACCACTGATGAACTTCTGGGTGCATGTCGTGAAGCGTTTCCAGCATGCGATGGTGTCATTGCGACGGCTGCAGTGTGCGATTATCGGCCGCGCGAGCGATTCTCCGGGAAACTGGCCAAGACAGGCGTTTCTTTAGAACTGGAACTTGTCGAAACAGCAGACGTGCTTGCCGAACTTGGTCAGACCAAGGCTCATCGCTGGATTATGGGATTTGCTCTCGAATCTGCCGAGTTTGCCCACCAGAACGCCCTGCGCAAACTCAAAGAGAAAAACTGCGACATCATCGTCCTCAATGGGCCAACAGCCATCGGCTCCAATACCAATGACGTCGAACTCATTGCCCCATCAGGCAACGCGATCGCACAATACTCAGGCAGCAAAACAGATATTGCCGCGCGATTGATCGAATGGATTGAGGCCCATCTGAGTCGCCAGTAA
- a CDS encoding DNA translocase FtsK, whose product MDFARLRNDTIALGLLALAVFLGLSLVSYDPADAASHLVHPARAVTQNLCGTWGATIAFQLLSNLGYGAWILLLMLVVIDLRLFTNSSAVDAQTHIPGYLLGLCAVCTMIQLAIPWSGPSLASGAGGYLGTIFADLLSQHFTWMGTFSLLISMMVASLLLTDEFRLIGVLGSIALSVFTIPASLFFRRTKVKGAKPASSNFAWLNLRLFKAKTTSAKPTAHTLATSMQTTSAVSAGPQDVLARLRDAANPAADLNTFPNVHQVSALASESPSATISEIFQKVADSDDPIGLAAFDDPTAASSSPANSVESARVIKVNPPVTLTPSTTTSQSPLTTTPPTYSVNRTQPQAITASQVSYALPEHALLEESEAFPYEQLAQKAQISAATLEKTFKEFGLNVKVVEIDTGPVITQFELELEAGLRLSKVTALADDLAIALRVPSVRVVAPIPGKNTVGVEVPNDIRVMVRLKELIQSSPKDFEDKRIPLYLGKDVGGKPLVVDMCKMPHLLIAGRTGTGKSVCLNTLILSILMTRRPDQVRMLMIDPKMVELSPYNRIPHLMHPVITDMKKAEAVLGWAVEKMEERYDLLARVGVRHLDNYNKLGKANVLDRLEIDPDSEEAQSIPESMPYIVIIADEMADMMMTSGKDVEGHIIRLAQKSRAVGIHLVLATQKPTVDVITGLIKSNLPARISFQVASRMDSRVVLDENGADKLLGNGDMLYMAPGTSTLSRAQGTYVSDEEVNGVIEFFEDMPTQYDPELQKLKVAAKEGKASAGGPSAGERDDLYDQAVEVIIREGRGSVSLLQRALGVGYGRGARLIDFMAEDGIVGGYNGSQAREVIMTMEEWEDRRVMK is encoded by the coding sequence GTGGACTTCGCTCGCCTGCGAAATGACACGATTGCTTTGGGATTGCTGGCGCTCGCCGTGTTTCTCGGCCTGAGCCTTGTCAGCTATGACCCTGCCGATGCCGCCTCTCACCTTGTGCATCCTGCTCGCGCCGTCACCCAGAATCTTTGCGGTACCTGGGGCGCAACCATCGCTTTTCAATTACTGAGCAACCTCGGCTACGGAGCATGGATTCTGCTGCTCATGCTCGTGGTGATCGATCTTCGGCTATTCACGAACAGCAGTGCTGTCGATGCCCAGACGCATATCCCTGGTTATCTGCTGGGGCTGTGTGCTGTTTGCACCATGATTCAACTGGCAATCCCCTGGAGCGGGCCCAGTCTTGCCAGTGGTGCAGGGGGCTATCTCGGAACCATTTTTGCCGACCTGCTTTCACAACACTTCACATGGATGGGTACGTTTTCGCTGCTCATTTCCATGATGGTGGCCAGCCTGTTGCTGACAGACGAATTCCGCCTCATCGGGGTGTTGGGATCCATTGCGCTTTCCGTGTTTACGATTCCAGCCAGCCTCTTCTTCCGTAGAACGAAAGTGAAGGGGGCCAAGCCAGCCAGCAGCAACTTCGCATGGTTGAATCTTCGTCTCTTTAAGGCAAAGACAACTTCCGCCAAACCAACTGCTCACACTTTAGCAACCTCGATGCAGACAACATCTGCAGTGAGTGCCGGCCCGCAGGACGTTCTCGCACGCTTGCGAGATGCGGCTAACCCCGCAGCAGACCTTAATACTTTTCCAAACGTCCATCAGGTGAGTGCACTGGCCAGCGAATCACCATCCGCCACGATCTCTGAAATCTTCCAAAAGGTTGCCGATTCAGATGATCCGATTGGATTAGCTGCCTTTGACGACCCGACGGCTGCTTCGTCGTCGCCAGCTAATTCCGTTGAATCCGCACGTGTGATCAAGGTGAACCCGCCAGTCACGTTAACACCATCAACAACGACTTCACAGAGTCCGTTGACGACGACACCACCGACCTACAGTGTCAATCGCACCCAGCCTCAGGCCATCACAGCTTCTCAAGTCAGCTATGCCTTGCCCGAACATGCACTGCTGGAAGAGAGTGAAGCCTTCCCCTATGAACAACTCGCTCAGAAAGCCCAGATTTCGGCTGCAACTCTCGAAAAAACCTTCAAAGAGTTTGGCCTGAATGTCAAAGTCGTCGAGATCGACACAGGGCCGGTGATTACTCAGTTCGAACTGGAACTCGAGGCGGGGTTGCGTTTGTCAAAAGTGACAGCCCTTGCAGATGACCTTGCCATTGCGCTGCGTGTCCCATCGGTACGCGTCGTGGCACCCATCCCTGGCAAAAACACTGTCGGTGTCGAAGTCCCTAACGACATTCGCGTTATGGTACGCCTTAAAGAGTTGATTCAGTCTTCCCCGAAAGACTTTGAAGATAAACGGATTCCGCTCTATCTCGGCAAAGATGTCGGCGGTAAACCTCTTGTCGTTGATATGTGCAAGATGCCTCACCTGCTGATTGCGGGGCGAACAGGGACTGGAAAAAGCGTTTGTCTGAACACCTTGATTCTTTCAATCCTGATGACCCGACGGCCTGACCAGGTTCGCATGCTGATGATCGACCCCAAAATGGTCGAACTCAGCCCCTACAACCGTATTCCGCACCTCATGCATCCCGTCATCACCGACATGAAAAAAGCGGAGGCCGTGTTAGGCTGGGCCGTCGAAAAGATGGAAGAGCGCTACGACCTCCTGGCACGCGTTGGGGTACGACATCTCGACAATTACAACAAGCTCGGAAAAGCGAATGTTCTGGATCGTCTCGAAATCGATCCCGATTCCGAAGAAGCGCAGTCGATCCCTGAATCTATGCCTTACATCGTGATTATCGCCGATGAAATGGCCGACATGATGATGACCTCCGGTAAGGATGTCGAAGGGCACATTATTCGACTGGCACAAAAGTCGAGAGCTGTTGGTATTCATCTGGTTCTTGCCACGCAGAAGCCGACTGTCGATGTGATCACCGGTCTGATCAAATCCAACCTGCCGGCACGCATTTCGTTCCAGGTCGCCAGTCGCATGGATAGCCGAGTGGTGCTCGATGAAAATGGTGCCGACAAGCTGTTGGGCAACGGGGATATGCTCTATATGGCTCCGGGCACCAGCACACTTTCCCGTGCTCAAGGCACCTATGTGAGCGATGAAGAAGTCAACGGAGTCATCGAGTTCTTTGAAGACATGCCCACACAGTACGATCCTGAACTTCAGAAACTGAAAGTGGCCGCTAAAGAAGGAAAAGCGTCAGCGGGCGGCCCCAGTGCCGGTGAACGTGACGATCTCTATGATCAGGCTGTGGAAGTCATCATTCGCGAAGGCCGTGGTAGTGTCTCACTGCTTCAAAGAGCGTTAGGCGTCGGATACGGTCGCGGTGCAAGGCTGATTGATTTCATGGCCGAAGATGGCATCGTCGGCGGTTACAACGGCAGCCAGGCCCGCGAAGTGATCATGACCATGGAAGAATGGGAAGATCGTCGCGTCATGAAGTAA
- a CDS encoding MlaE family ABC transporter permease, with protein sequence MASSLIGNPPTDRTTPIHWLGWMLLTSVRTVGDAAIFTSTVALGLATRRSRSAILWPIFYEIGCRSMPVILITGGFIGMVLAVQSFDQLAAIGLQSRLGSVVNVSLVKELGPVLAATMLAGRVGSAMAAEIGTMKVTEQIDALQALGANPVMFLVCPRFLACVLLIPALTLLADGIGMLSGWYLSVQVLGISSHLYWFYSDSYITSLDIISGVIKSIFFGGAIALVACHRGFHCSSGAEGVGRAATEAFVCSFILVLAMDFLLGVFFIQLQHLLPSLRSPLL encoded by the coding sequence TTGGCCAGTAGCCTCATTGGAAATCCCCCGACAGATCGAACGACGCCTATCCATTGGCTGGGATGGATGCTGCTCACTTCTGTTCGCACAGTCGGTGATGCAGCCATTTTCACATCGACGGTCGCTTTAGGATTAGCGACACGCCGTTCTCGCAGTGCCATCCTTTGGCCCATTTTCTACGAAATCGGTTGCCGCAGCATGCCTGTGATCCTCATCACAGGAGGTTTTATTGGCATGGTGCTGGCGGTGCAATCGTTCGATCAACTCGCGGCCATCGGCTTACAATCGCGACTGGGATCGGTCGTCAATGTCTCGCTTGTCAAAGAGCTCGGGCCGGTACTCGCGGCCACAATGCTTGCTGGACGAGTCGGCAGTGCAATGGCTGCCGAGATCGGCACGATGAAAGTCACTGAGCAGATCGATGCCCTTCAGGCACTGGGTGCCAATCCGGTCATGTTCCTGGTGTGCCCTCGCTTTCTCGCCTGTGTGCTGCTCATCCCGGCATTGACACTTCTCGCCGACGGGATCGGGATGCTTTCTGGCTGGTATCTTTCCGTGCAGGTTTTAGGGATCAGCAGCCATCTCTACTGGTTCTATTCCGATTCGTACATCACATCACTGGATATCATCTCCGGGGTCATCAAAAGCATCTTCTTCGGCGGTGCCATTGCACTGGTGGCCTGCCATCGAGGATTTCATTGTTCGAGTGGAGCGGAAGGTGTCGGGCGGGCAGCCACTGAGGCCTTTGTCTGCTCGTTCATTCTGGTACTCGCCATGGATTTCTTACTCGGCGTGTTCTTTATTCAGCTACAACATCTGTTGCCATCCCTGCGATCGCCTCTGCTTTAG
- a CDS encoding ABC transporter ATP-binding protein has product MTETFTPPEESAPIIELRGCSRGFGAMQVLRDISLNVYRGETLVLIGESGCGKSVTTKLLANLLEPSSGEVFWNSQPVSQMSAEQMRRDRLKLGYLFQGGAMFDSLSVYENVVFGLRENRKMSEADMREIAFTRLREVGLPASAAQKFPSELSGGMRKRAALARALAMSPEIIIYDEPTTGLDPIMSDVINELILQARSARPVTSIVVTHDMTTVKRVATRVVMLFPLARLPQNESQIIFEGTADQAFNHPDERVHDFVHGISGKRLQELFAA; this is encoded by the coding sequence ATGACTGAGACCTTCACTCCACCTGAAGAATCTGCGCCAATCATCGAACTGCGTGGCTGTTCGCGTGGTTTTGGTGCCATGCAGGTGCTGCGCGACATCAGTCTGAATGTCTATCGTGGTGAAACACTCGTGCTGATTGGCGAAAGTGGTTGTGGTAAGAGCGTCACGACCAAATTGCTGGCGAACCTGCTCGAACCAAGTTCTGGCGAAGTCTTTTGGAATAGTCAGCCAGTCTCGCAGATGTCCGCTGAACAGATGCGTCGGGATCGCTTGAAACTGGGTTACCTGTTTCAAGGCGGCGCCATGTTCGACAGTCTCTCGGTCTATGAGAACGTGGTCTTCGGATTACGCGAGAACCGGAAAATGTCGGAAGCCGACATGCGGGAAATTGCCTTCACCAGGTTGCGGGAAGTTGGTCTGCCAGCCAGTGCGGCTCAAAAGTTTCCCTCCGAGCTTTCTGGTGGTATGCGTAAGCGGGCTGCACTTGCGAGAGCCTTGGCGATGTCTCCTGAAATTATCATCTACGATGAACCAACGACGGGCCTCGACCCGATCATGAGTGACGTCATCAACGAGCTGATTCTTCAGGCTCGCAGTGCCCGCCCCGTCACCAGCATTGTCGTGACCCACGACATGACGACCGTGAAGCGGGTAGCCACTCGAGTGGTAATGCTCTTTCCTCTGGCAAGACTCCCTCAGAACGAATCGCAGATCATTTTTGAAGGGACAGCCGACCAGGCCTTTAATCATCCCGACGAACGTGTGCACGACTTTGTTCACGGAATCTCCGGGAAACGTCTGCAGGAACTCTTTGCTGCCTGA